The sequence CTCTGGGTTGGCCTGGGGTGTAGTGGTGTTgggtggaggtggagagggggTGGAGCAAGACTGGGTGGTGTAGGCtttaggaagaggaggagagggggtaaaAGTAGAGGATGGTCCtgcaatctctccatctctccggcCCTGTCTTGGAGGACTAGCCCCACCGCCGCTGCTCTCTAGCCTCAGACTGAAGCACACTGCCTGGGATCGTTCTCCGTCCYTGTCCCCTCCTCCTGCGTTTAGGCCCCAGGAGTCATCGAAGGCCATGGGCGGCTCGTCCATCCCGAGGAAGCTCCGTTGAAAGCTGTTACTGGACCTCTCCATGTCTtctcccatctcttcctcctgctcttcttctttcactACACTCCTTTCCAGTTCCTCCATTTTCATCATCTCATCCGATTCCTCTCRCAGGCCCAGAGAACCCAGTCCCCCRCTCTTCCATGGGCTCCCAGAGATCCccagccccctccctctctgcctggtTCCGTTGTCCCCCTCCCCGTCTCTCAGAAGAGGGGAGGCCAGAGATGGAGCAGAGGGCTTGGGTAGATCTGAATAAAGGGGAGTGGAGCTGTATGGCTGGGGGATGTTGTGGTGAGGGGTACCCTTGGTGGAGGGGTCTGGTGGGGGgatgacggagagagagggggtcaggCGGGGAAAGCAGGAGCGTTTTGGTTGGGATTTGGAGGGGACTGGGGAGCGGGCAGCACGGTCAGATCCGACTGAACCACTGTTGTATTTCTGGTAAGAGCGGTCGTCACGAAGCCCTCTGCTGTCTGATTTCTGCCTAGAAATAGAGGACTCTGTCTGGGCAGAATGTGTAGAAACCCTGGGTGGGTTGGAGGTCTGGCGGCTAGGCCTGaaagggagggtgggagaggagaaaACTGACGctgcagaagaggaggaagaagagttgGCCTTAGGAAAAAGCTGAGTGCGATGCATGCTACTAAAGGTCTGGGTAGAGCTAGAGCTGGTCCTCCTGGAKGGCAGGGGCGGAGTGGCCGGGATGAACCAAGACATCTCTGCAGAACAGTCCACGAGACTAGTAGAACCAGCAGAACCAGGATTAGAACCTGGTTTATAACTAGGAGGATCTGGATCTAGGCCTTGATCTGAAGGTGAGACAGAAGGAACCCTCACAGAACCACCAATAGTCTCCTTCGAGCTGGATTTCTTGGATTCTGTGTTGGATTGAGTTGTGATTGGGGTGTAGCCTTGGTGGTTCTGGGAGAGACGAGGGGGCGGTGCGGTGGAATAGGGGCTTGGTAGGTTGTAGATCCCCTACCTCCTCTCTTCACTAGAGTCAGACAGAACTATAAGCTCAGGTTCTTCTTTGGTACTGTGAGGAGGAGAGACGGGTAGAGAAATACTATACGGaccatgactctctctctttAAGTCATCTGGACTAGACGGTACCTTCTCTTGGAGTAACTCCTTACACACAGGAACTTTCCCTCCTCCCACCACTCCCTCCGTCCTAACTCGTGCCCCGGWGTCAGTCACTTCCCCTGGGGACAAACCAGGAACAGGTAGTGCGGCTACACCAGGGACCAGAGGAGGACTGATGGAGAGGTCAATGATTTCAATGGCTGAGTACTGGAGGGTAGGGATCGCTGTCTGTCTCGTACCCCCATCGACCCTCAGCCTTGTGGGCTGGGAGCGGGAGGATGGTGGGGAGGTGAGTTCTGGCTGTCCCACTACCATGGTCCTGGGGGGCTGGGAGCAGAAGGGTTTCTGGATAGCCCTGGGGGGTTGGGAGTGGCAGGATGGTTGTGTTGGTGGGGAGGTGTGGGGCTCCTCCTGCGTCTCATAGACCCCCCAAGAGTCAGAGAAGAGACGGCTGTAGCTACGCTCCAGACTAGCATTTAGTTCTTGATCGTCATGGAGGCTTTTTGTCGTTGATACCTCTCCAACACTTCTTGAGCTTGTGACGTTTGATTCAAATTGTTTAGTTCTGTCTGACTCCATGGTGGCTGTTCTAGAACATTCTGGATCTCTACCTTCTGATTTGTTGAGATCAGTTTTTATCCTATTTGGATTCCCCCGGTCTGTGTCAATGTCACCAATAGCTATGTCTGCCTCTAAACTGGGAGGTTTTGTTTGAGGGGATGTCATGCATGTTAATTCACCCTTATCTGAGTGTTCAGCCATTGAGTGAGCTTGGATTGGAGCCTCctgctcttcttctgtctctgtgaAAAAtgtcactcctccctcctcctcttcttctgatTCTTCCTTTTCGCTCTCTttcccttcatccctctttctctgaGTGGCAGCAAACTCATatatctcctccatctcttcttcgTTCACCCTTTCTTCGTTTGTCTCTCCGTCTTCTATCATCATGCCATCccctcgctcctcctcctccatcgcaatccctccttcctctcctctgtcctcatctTCCTCAACCTCTTCTTCATTCCACATGGAGCGGAGGAGCTCCATGAAGACCTGGTCTTGgtgctcctcctctcccccagatTGGTGCTCCTGGGCTGGGTAGTCTCCCCACTGATCCCCCTGTCCCTCTACACCTCTGTGGATGTCTGTCTGAGCTGGGTMGAGCTGACACAGCTGCTGCAGCTCTTCCAGGTTGAACCTGAtgaggagaaaacagagagaaagagaaagaaggagttttatagaaagagagacagaaagcaagAGGGGATAAAGAACCATATGTTTACCTTTACCTGAGAATTTTGTAATACTTTCTGTTACTAAGATTAAGTCATATCACTTAAACACCAGTCTAGCCATCCAGGCAGAGGTGTTGAGTCAGACTTTACCTGGCTGCTAGCTCCTGAACGTGTGGCAGCAGGGTGCGTGTGAGRGGGCAGTGGGCTGTGTAGAGGTACTGGAGCAGGGTATACACTGCCTGGCCTGGTACCTCACCCAACAACACCCTCTGGGCTGAGGGCATGCAGTCCTCCTGCACCCCGAATCCACTGTCATGgacctaggagagagagagggatggaatgagagatagaaaacaaatcaaattcaaCTGTAAATATTAATGGTTTCAAATGAGAACCATACAAGCAAATATAACGAGGCAAAATCCACACGTGCACTTACCATCTGCGCCAGCAGGGGGCATCGAGCATACAGCATGAATGAATGGGTGAAGTACACCTCCCCACTGTCCACCTGTAGCTGGACATCACTGAACTGGGGGTTGTTCACCATACTGGTCAGGTCTGAGGCCAGCCTGGACAGCGCCACCTATGGGTCAGAGACAGACAATGGTTACCAGCACAGAGCAATGATCAGGCAACAAGTGTCCAACACAGKTATGATGTGATGGTGATTATATTAGCCCAGGTGTGGCCAAGCCTctttctggagagctactgggtgtgtgtAGGGTTTTGCTCCAACCCTGCTCTAACACACTGCACTCAGCTAATCAAGGTCTAGTTGTGAAAACATATACAATAGAGTGGAAGACTTCTAAAAAAGGTCCCTTACTGATTTCTGGTTGCTCCTGTTGGTATCTCTGCTTTGAGGAACACATCTCATTTGATGGCTTTCAGTGTTTCTAATGCTCTCTGGGATGAAGCCACTGAGACACAGGTCAGGGGGTTCGTCTGTGCTCTCAGGAACAAAGCACTTAGGTGGAAGTCTGCAGCAGTGTTCTCTTTGTCTGAGGACcgagggaagataaataacgttAGAGGTACAGTAGGTTTGACTTTCAGGGATGTTAGTTAGGgatgctgcgtgtgtgtgtttatctccaTGTCTGTGAGCGTGTGTATACTCCTGTGTCTGTCGTGGAAAAATAGGGAGTGAACACGTGAACAGCGATGAAGATGGGTCTAGCGACTCGCAGGCACCGAGGCCAGAGTGAGGACTCCATCACGATTTATGGCATTGTCTGGATGGCTGACCACATGACGGCTATCACAAAAGTCAAACACACCTTATCCGTGGCGGGACGTTCCCATAGAACCCTGGAGCACAGACACCGTCGGGGGTGTGAAGACATAACTTGAATCGACTAAATGAATGTTACTGTGTGAATTCCATTGTCGTGTTGGTTGGATTTCAAGAGTTCATAAAGAGCTGTGAATGTTGATATGTTTCATTGTTCTGTAAGTGCTATGGATTCATTGTTACAGAGTTTACTGTGTTATTCTGTCTGTTGGACGGCGGTCAGTTCAAAGAGGGAGCGACCAGATGTGAGCTCTTATCATTCAGATAAGGGAGGTTCTGGTTCGTGAGTTATTTTAATGAATTTTGTTTTGGCCGAACAAAGTGACGTTAATTAGACGAGGGGAGATACTGAGATCTGGAGCTCAGGGGAGAATAAAAGATGGGTGGAAACTTTGTTCATGGAGTCATTGGTAACCAATCTCCTGGTGTAGCGTTCCGTTACACCATAGTGGGTCTTTTATACATTTAGacttttacatattttgtatCTTTTGACATTGAAGACTTCTGGTATGTACCACTTCATAACTGTATTCTAATTGCACAAGTGTAATAAATTGGATTACTTTTAGATAGATAAGAACGGCAGTTGTCATATTTCTGAGTAATATTCCTTGAATTATTATTAGATGTATGGTCTAAGGTAAATGTCATTCATACTACACACAGCAGATATGCTTGGCCTCTAACTGTGCAGCTCTGAGCTAAGGTTAAATCAATCATTTAATGCTAGGACATTGATCGCAAGATATTAGCTCTGTCTCTCAGCCTCTGAATAACTCCAGAAGGGTTATCTTGGACACATGTAACTTATAGTATTCTGAGTGGTGATGCAAGGCCGCTACCTTGACTAGATCCATGGGACGCTTTTCGACCTATAGCATCACATGGTAATGGAGTCAGATTGAAGACTATGATAGGTTGTATTACTCCAGTCCTCTCAGTAGGTTGGATTTCCACTCTTTATATGTCTTGTGTGTTGTGCACATTCTTCCCCCTGTTGTTTCCTGTATATAGCAGTTCTCCCAGGAGTAGCTCTCacctctggcaggtcctggggTAGAATAGCCCCACGGTTGAGGGTCATTCCCTCATCAGCCAGCTCCATCAGGTCACACAGAGTCTGGCTGCCCACTGGAAGGTGCCCTGTCCCTGGGGTGGAAGGGAGCGAAGAGGGGCTGCCTGGGTGGAGGAGACTGGTTGTTGGGAGGAGGGGATAGGTTGCTTGGTCATAGAGATGCCTTCTGTTATGGAAAGGTTGGTGGAGGATACAGGCATGGCCTTGGTAGGACAGACCATATCCGTCTAGAAGACAAATTGAGTGAAATAAATTAAAGTGTGAATGAAAAGACTATGAATCAAGATACACGCATACTTTTAACGCAAAGCAGAGTATTAGAAGCAAAGCTGTGCATGTATGagtaacacacgcacacaggctcGCACCTTTTAGAGACACCCACGCGACTAGATAACTCATGACTGAGCTCTGGGGGTGGTGTGAAACTCAGAGATGACCTTCGCCCTCCATCCCGCAACGCACTCTTCTGCCAGAGGGGGCCAGCACCAGTGCGCAGGAGGGCAGGGAGCTGGGGCAGCGTGTGGGTGGGCGGCGAGGGGGCGCGGGTACGGAGGAGGAGGCCAGCCACGCGCTCCTGTAGTCGCCTCAGGGCTGTCTCCGAGGCCTGGaccaggaggaggggagggggcgaGGGGGGTGCACCCTTTTTCCTCTTGCCACGCCCCTTACCTGGGGAGGGTCAAGAGAAAAGGACTCGGCTATGATattaatcatataatataaacatCAAAAGTTTATACATGTATAGTTTCATATCAATGCATTTAGTATAGTTTGCTCCTGTTTTACATAACAAAGGGAAATTGTTTTCGTCACAGCAAATACATCCATAATCCTAGAATAATGCATTGCCTAAACAATATGTAGATCAGTCAAGATAGTGACTTACTTGTCTTACTGGTTCAGCTCTCCACTTCAATGGTGACAGAGAAATGTGAGGGAGGAGGGCTGGGAGCTGCTGAccaccttctctctccactccctctgtaactctctctgcATGTCCcgctccatctctttctcctgctccagGAGGGAGTGGGACAGGGCCATGGCCACCATGGTGTCTTCGTCCAGGCCACGGGGCTTCTTTCTGGGCTTCTTCCTGCCCGGGAGGCTGGGGTCTGTGGAGCCTTTACGCTTGGAACCTCCGGCCTGCggactgggggagaggagagggttattCACGGGTGGAATAGAATAGTTTATTGTCCTCCAGCATTTGAACAACGCAGTGTTTCTCCTACAATCTTTCTCTAGGTGGGACAGAAAGGCCCCAAAAGCATCATACAGGGGCGGTTCAGTAGGGCACAACGTTAGCTCTATCAAGTACacttctatctgcaatgttcagTATGTTGCACCCTCCTGAGCACGACTTAATGCTTCTAACATCAAAGTTATCAATTTAATGTACAGTAATAGCAGTCAAGTTGTTTGGGTTGGTTTAAAGGGGCGGGACCAATCAGACCAGGGTGACTCACGGTTGGTTGGCAGTGCTGTCAGTCAGGTCCTCTGCAACTTGTCTCTGTACAGCCTGCAGCAGCACGGCAGGAGCCACGCCCATCGTGGAGGAGCAACGCTTCAGGTGGGCCGCGCGACTCTTCTGGGACTTGAACCGTTTACCACAGATGGGGCATTCTGGGACGCTGGGAGCGGGAGGAGGGGCGGGGGCAGCACTGTCCTCACTCTCGTCTAGACACCTGGATAAGGGGACATGGGGTGTCCCAATAAAGTAAACTGGTTTattttccttgtctcctttccttcatctgcactgatctgaaaacacTGGATTGTTGAAGGCTAAACATCAGAAGCCACAAGAGGACTTGATTTCACCTATCCAGTTCCTCAAGATCAGGAAAGGAAACGAGGCAGTATCTTCTTTGAAGTCATTGACTGTTCCATTAACAGACAGAWTCTGGAGTTAGATGGGTCTTTGGGGTCATTGACTGTTCTAGTAACAGACAGATTCTGGAGTTAGATGGGTGAGAGAGCAAGTGTCTGTGTGTCCAGCTCCAGTCGTCCCTACCTGTTGATGTGTTGGGTGCGTCCTGTGGGGCTCATGGCAGACAGGTCTTTCTGGCAGAGCTGACAGAAGAACAGGCCTCCCTGTTCCAGGTCCACTGCACTACCCTGGGCCACAGCCTGGGCCTCCCTGTCCAGCTCCTCCTGTAGACGCAGGGCCAGGGCCTCATCCGAGTCATCCACCTGGGGGTCCAGTGGTAGGGGAGTGGAGGCGGAGGTGGATGGAACTGAACAGGGAGGTCAGAGGTGGAGAGAAAGGTKATTAGCATGCCATTGAGTGTACACACAAATMAATGAAAATACACACCATAGAATCTAGAGTAAAGACACATTGATGGATCTCACCTTCATTATCTGGCAGTGGATGGGGAGCAGCACTGTCACTTTCACTCCCTGTTGCTGCAGGCGGATTCCTCTCACCATGCACCAGCTTCTGTGGATTGACTCTCTTGAACTGCTGCATCCTGTGTAGCACTTTCTCCTTCACCCCCATTCCCCTATCCTCAGGTTGAGACCCAGCAACATCCACAGCCACTGATGACCCATTCTCTCCTACACCAAGTTCAATACCTCCATTGACCACTGCTTGTTTAGATTTGTCTGTATTGGAGGGAAGTCGGTTTGGTTCATCACAAGTGGTAGAGATGGAGGAAACGTGTTCAGAGTTGTTACCCAAAGCTCCCTTTGAACTTGGGCCAacatctttcttcttcctcctagTCGTCACCCTTTTGGTGGGTATTTCTTTCGCAGTGTCCTGGGACGAGGGCTCTGCAACACTTCTCTTCTCGGTT comes from Salvelinus sp. IW2-2015 unplaced genomic scaffold, ASM291031v2 Un_scaffold4201, whole genome shotgun sequence and encodes:
- the LOC112077014 gene encoding LOW QUALITY PROTEIN: structure-specific endonuclease subunit SLX4 (The sequence of the model RefSeq protein was modified relative to this genomic sequence to represent the inferred CDS: inserted 2 bases in 2 codons; deleted 2 bases in 1 codon; substituted 1 base at 1 genomic stop codon), whose protein sequence is MDDSDQDFVDLCSKLLKRVRRKAGVTEKRSVAEPSSQDTAKEIPTKRVTTRRKKKDVGPSSKGALGNNSEHVSSISTTCDEPNRLPSNTDKSKQAVVNGGIELGVGENGSSVAVDVAGSQPEDRGMGVKEKVLHRMQQFKRVNPQKLVHGERNPPAATGSESDSAAPHPLPDNEVPSTSASTPLPLDPQVDDSDEALALRLQEELDREAQAVAQGSAVDLEQGGLFFCQLCQKDLSAMSPTGRTQHINRCLDESEDSAAPAPPPAPSVPECPICGKRFKSQKSRAAHLKRCSSTMGVAPAVLLQAVQRQVAEDLTDSTANQPPQAGGSKRKGSTDPSLPGRKKPRKKPRGLDEDTMVAMALSHSLLEQEKEMERDMQRELQREWREGGQQLPALLPHISLSPLKWRAEPVRQVSKGRGKRKKGAPPSPPPLLLVQASETALRRLQERVAGLLLRTRAPSPPTHTLPQLPALLRTGAGPLWQKSALRDGGRRSSLSFTPPPELSHELSSRTDMVCPTKAMPVSSTNLSITEGISMTNPSSLPSTPGTGHLPVGSQTLCDLMELADEGMTLNXWGYSTPGPARDKENTAADFHLSXFVPESTDEPPDLCLSGFIPESIRNTESHQMRCVPQSRDTNRSNQKSVALSRLASDLTSMVNNPQFSDVQLQVDSGEVYFTHSFMLYARCPLLAQMVHDSGFGVQEDCMPSAQRVLLGEVPGQAVYTLLQYLYTAHCPLTRTLLPHVQELAARFNLEELQQLCQLXPAQTDIHRGVEGQGDQWGDYPAQEHQSGGEEEHQDQVFMELLRSMWNEEEVEEDEDRGEEGGIAMEEEERGDGMMIEDGETNEERVNEEEMEEIYEFAATQRKRDEGKESEKEESEEEEEGGVTFFTETEEEQEAPIQAHSMAEHSDKGELTCMTSPQTKPPSLEADIAIGDIDTDRGNPNRIKTDLNKSEGRDPECSRTATMESDRTKQFESNVTSSRSVGEVSTTKSLHDDQELNASLERSYSRLFSDSWGVYETQEEPHTSPPTQPSCHSQPPRAIQKPFCSQPPRTMVVGQPELTSPPSSRSQPTRLRVDGGTRQTAIPTLQYSAIEIIDLSISPPLVPGVAALPVPGLSPGEVTDXGARVRTEGVVGGGKVPVCKELLQEKVPSSPDDLKRESHGPYSISLPVSPPHSTKEEPELIVLSDSSEERRXGIYNLPSPYSTAPPPRLSQNHQGYTPITTQSNTESKKSSSKETIGGSVRVPSVSPSDQGLDPDPPSYKPGSNPGSAGSTSLVDCSAEMSWFIPATPPLPSRRTSSSSTQTFSSMHRTQLFPKANSSSSSSAASVFSSPTLPFRPSRQTSNPPRVSTHSAQTESSISRQKSDSRGLRDDRSYQKYNSGSVGSDRAARSPVPSKSQPKRSCFPRLTPSLSVIPPPDPSTKGTPHHNIPQPYSSTPLYSDLPKPSAPSLASPLLRDGEGDNGTRQRGRGLGISGSPWKSGGLGSLGLXEESDEMMKMEELERSVVKEEEQEEEMGEDMERSSNSFQRSFLGMDEPPMAFDDSWGLNAGGGDXDGERSQAVCFSLRLESSGGGASPPRQGRRDGEIAGPSSTFTPSPPLPKAYTTQSCSTPSPPPPNTTTPQANP